The following are encoded together in the Bacteroidota bacterium genome:
- a CDS encoding SRPBCC family protein, which translates to MYTLKRELLVDTTLEKAWNFISRPENLNLITPDDLSFEIISDVPDQMFNGLLVEYRVTIPVIGAQRWISEIKHIKPNHSFVDEQRVGPYKLWYHFHKIEEVEGGVLFTDEVTYEPPFLVFGQIANAVFIRRTLDRIFDYRTERFSELLAN; encoded by the coding sequence ATGTATACCCTGAAACGCGAACTATTGGTCGATACGACGCTAGAAAAAGCGTGGAATTTTATCAGCCGGCCCGAAAACCTTAATCTCATTACGCCAGATGACCTGTCTTTTGAGATTATCTCTGATGTCCCTGATCAGATGTTCAATGGTTTACTCGTAGAATACCGGGTAACCATTCCAGTGATTGGCGCCCAGCGCTGGATTTCTGAAATCAAACACATCAAACCAAACCATTCTTTTGTAGACGAGCAACGGGTTGGTCCGTACAAGCTCTGGTATCATTTCCACAAAATAGAAGAAGTAGAAGGTGGTGTGCTGTTTACCGATGAAGTAACCTATGAGCCGCCATTTCTTGTTTTTGGCCAGATTGCCAACGCCGTTTTTATTCGACGAACGCTTGATCGAATTTTTGACTATAGAACCGAGCGGTTCAGCGAGTTGCTGGCTAATTAA
- a CDS encoding T9SS type A sorting domain-containing protein, producing MSICKSLALSAICLFLLIGFTDPVLAQSAAFELRSPAPNTAGNRIDMTCFPPPPPPGGEPGIGPPPPCLLPTDLDPDLVAPNPSGFAKYQALSNGKHRIVINLEGLDPDLVLTAWVSYFFPGGPVAPHPIFDPIGPGLPPIAGVSAPVAPTTAAFTEGLGPEPNQFHIRPNGKSQLIIDLDYNPLLPGQGPLRNGMSNTIQALAPDGSDSEQPLCCPNGVPAPEYQPVGSSYLRAFDLNTGFQELDHNGRPVLIRSPRAVDFIALVIHTDKTTHGINPGVPILPIPGLSATTGDHYLLGIIDMRSLHPGNEAVSGELAGDPAQLNDEYALSGVYPNPFNPSTTFQLRVKETQHVRIEVYDMLGRFVAQVHNGELGGEQAHLFTFDASSLASGRYLLRAVGERFVVDQNITLIK from the coding sequence ATGAGCATCTGTAAGAGCTTAGCGCTTAGCGCTATCTGTTTATTTTTATTGATTGGATTCACTGACCCGGTACTCGCACAATCTGCGGCCTTTGAACTAAGGTCGCCGGCCCCCAATACTGCCGGCAACCGGATTGACATGACCTGCTTCCCCCCCCCGCCACCACCCGGGGGCGAACCGGGTATTGGGCCTCCCCCGCCTTGCCTGTTACCTACTGATTTGGATCCAGACCTGGTAGCACCAAATCCGTCGGGATTTGCCAAGTACCAGGCGCTTTCCAACGGAAAACACCGCATTGTAATAAACCTGGAAGGTCTTGATCCTGATCTAGTCCTCACAGCATGGGTTTCCTACTTCTTTCCGGGAGGCCCCGTTGCGCCGCACCCGATCTTTGATCCCATAGGCCCAGGATTGCCGCCCATTGCCGGCGTTTCTGCGCCCGTTGCCCCTACAACCGCAGCGTTCACCGAAGGACTCGGCCCCGAACCCAACCAGTTCCATATCCGACCCAACGGGAAGTCGCAGTTGATTATAGACCTCGATTACAACCCACTCCTGCCCGGCCAAGGACCTCTGAGGAATGGCATGTCGAACACCATTCAAGCACTTGCACCCGATGGTAGCGATTCAGAACAACCGCTTTGCTGTCCGAATGGCGTGCCCGCCCCTGAATACCAGCCAGTGGGCAGTTCGTATCTGCGCGCATTTGATCTCAATACGGGTTTTCAGGAGCTCGACCACAACGGCCGGCCCGTGCTTATCCGCAGTCCGCGTGCTGTTGATTTCATAGCGCTAGTAATACACACAGACAAAACGACACACGGTATCAATCCCGGCGTACCAATTTTGCCCATACCCGGGCTATCCGCTACTACGGGTGATCACTACCTGCTAGGCATCATTGACATGCGGTCGCTGCATCCTGGCAATGAAGCCGTGTCTGGTGAATTGGCTGGAGATCCGGCACAGCTCAATGATGAATATGCGCTCTCGGGTGTATATCCTAATCCGTTTAATCCAAGCACGACATTCCAATTGCGCGTAAAGGAAACCCAGCACGTCAGGATTGAGGTCTATGACATGCTGGGACGGTTTGTGGCGCAGGTTCATAACGGCGAACTGGGTGGTGAACAGGCGCATCTGTTTACCTTTGACGCCAGTAGCCTTGCCAGTGGACGCTACCTGCTCAGGGCTGTTGGCGAACGTTTTGTTGTAGACCAAAACATTACCCTGATCAAGTAA
- a CDS encoding dihydrodipicolinate synthase family protein produces the protein MKTPWKGIFPAVTTKFTADDKLDFGAMRHNFQAQIEAGVHGIIVSGSLGESSTLTPEEKLDVLKLAVDVSGGRVPVMTGVAARRTTDACAFVEQAGKVGADGFMVLPPMLYKSDRRETMHHFRTVANASPCPIMVYNNPVAYAVDVTPEMFAELADEPKFVAIKESSDNVRRITDLYNIVGDRYQIFTGVDNLALESLLLGAVGWVAGLVCAFPRETVVIYELAMAGRLQEARALYRWFKPLLDLDVSTKLVQNIKMAEVMTGLGTERVRAPRLELVGEERAHVIKVIEDALAVRPTLPEPVSV, from the coding sequence ATGAAAACTCCCTGGAAAGGTATTTTCCCCGCTGTAACTACCAAATTCACAGCTGATGACAAACTGGATTTCGGCGCCATGCGTCACAATTTCCAGGCACAAATCGAAGCCGGCGTCCACGGCATTATCGTATCTGGTTCCTTGGGCGAGAGCAGTACGCTGACGCCAGAAGAAAAACTGGATGTTCTCAAACTGGCTGTTGATGTAAGCGGTGGCCGCGTGCCAGTTATGACCGGTGTGGCAGCGCGCAGAACAACTGATGCCTGCGCATTTGTAGAGCAAGCCGGCAAGGTAGGCGCTGACGGATTTATGGTCCTTCCACCGATGCTGTATAAATCTGACCGGCGTGAAACGATGCATCACTTCAGAACAGTCGCCAACGCGTCACCCTGCCCGATCATGGTGTACAACAATCCCGTGGCATACGCCGTTGATGTAACCCCCGAAATGTTTGCAGAACTGGCTGATGAACCTAAATTTGTAGCCATCAAAGAATCATCAGACAATGTGCGCCGGATTACAGATCTTTATAATATTGTGGGAGATCGGTATCAGATATTCACCGGTGTCGATAACCTGGCCCTTGAAAGTCTGCTGCTTGGTGCCGTTGGATGGGTTGCTGGCCTGGTTTGCGCTTTCCCGCGTGAAACGGTGGTAATTTACGAACTGGCAATGGCCGGCCGGCTCCAAGAGGCCCGTGCACTGTATCGCTGGTTCAAACCGCTGCTGGATCTGGATGTATCCACAAAACTTGTTCAAAACATAAAAATGGCCGAGGTTATGACCGGCCTGGGCACCGAACGCGTACGCGCACCACGACTGGAGCTGGTTGGCGAAGAACGTGCCCATGTAATCAAGGTGATAGAGGACGCGTTGGCAGTTCGACCCACGCTGCCCGAACCCGTATCCGTTTAG
- a CDS encoding GntR family transcriptional regulator: protein MQSVTQPASLADKAYTLVESLIVTLALPPGHIFSEAELSRQIDIGRTPLREALQRLAAARLVKTLPRKGMMIAEISMTDHFALLETRRVLEKLVATLAAKKATTTQRTALQTIRDEMESAAEHNDLATFMTLDRTCDTLLESASKNLYATTALAPLHAHCRRFWYQYQHEGDLRRSAALHMEMIAAVVSGDEQGAAFAADAILDYLDAFTRKALNLI from the coding sequence ATGCAATCTGTTACGCAACCTGCCAGCCTTGCCGACAAAGCTTATACCCTTGTGGAAAGCCTCATTGTCACGCTGGCTTTGCCGCCAGGTCACATTTTTTCTGAAGCTGAATTGAGCCGGCAGATTGATATCGGACGGACTCCGCTGCGCGAGGCGCTTCAACGCCTCGCCGCAGCGCGCCTTGTCAAAACGCTCCCCCGCAAAGGCATGATGATCGCAGAGATCAGCATGACGGACCATTTCGCTCTACTGGAAACCCGGCGCGTCCTGGAAAAACTGGTTGCGACCCTCGCGGCAAAAAAAGCAACCACTACACAGCGTACAGCGCTACAAACCATCAGAGATGAAATGGAAAGCGCCGCTGAACATAACGATCTTGCAACGTTTATGACGCTCGATCGTACCTGCGACACCCTCCTTGAATCTGCATCTAAAAACCTGTATGCCACCACTGCCCTGGCACCTCTCCATGCGCACTGCCGGCGGTTCTGGTATCAATACCAGCATGAAGGTGATCTCCGCCGTTCTGCAGCATTGCATATGGAAATGATCGCTGCCGTAGTATCTGGCGACGAACAAGGGGCAGCCTTTGCTGCAGATGCAATTCTGGATTACCTCGATGCATTTACCAGAAAAGCCCTCAACCTGATTTAG
- a CDS encoding 4-hydroxyproline epimerase, with amino-acid sequence MARHTFFCIDAHTCGNPVRVVTGGGPQLEGKSMSERRQHFLAEFDWIRTGLMFEPRGHDMMSGSILYPPCREDCDVGILFIETSGCLPMCGHGTIGTVTVMIEHGLVTPHEPGTLRLETPAGLVVATYQMEGQRVSAVRLVNVPSYLAAENLSVECPTLGTLRVDVAYGGNYYAIVEPQENFADMADHAATDLISWSPVVRKRLNELYTFEHPENPTINGLSHIEWTGKPRNKAAHARNAVFYGDKAIDRSPCGTGTSARMAQWAARGDLQVGDAFVHESIIGSLFKGRVEKTARVGGYNAIVPSIEGWARIMGFNTIFIDDDDPYAHGFQVI; translated from the coding sequence ATGGCCAGACACACCTTTTTTTGTATAGATGCCCATACCTGCGGCAACCCCGTTCGTGTTGTCACCGGCGGCGGCCCACAATTAGAGGGTAAAAGCATGAGTGAACGCCGGCAGCATTTCCTTGCCGAGTTCGACTGGATCCGCACAGGCCTCATGTTTGAACCGCGGGGGCATGATATGATGTCTGGCAGCATCCTCTACCCTCCCTGCCGCGAAGACTGTGATGTGGGCATCCTCTTTATCGAAACCAGCGGCTGCCTGCCCATGTGCGGACATGGCACCATTGGTACCGTCACTGTGATGATTGAACATGGCCTGGTCACACCCCATGAACCGGGCACGCTGCGTCTCGAAACGCCGGCAGGACTTGTCGTTGCAACTTACCAGATGGAAGGCCAACGTGTAAGCGCCGTCAGGCTCGTCAATGTCCCGTCTTATCTGGCAGCTGAAAACCTGTCTGTCGAATGCCCCACCCTCGGTACGTTGCGCGTTGATGTAGCCTATGGCGGTAATTATTATGCCATCGTTGAACCACAGGAGAATTTTGCAGACATGGCTGACCATGCAGCAACCGACCTGATAAGCTGGAGTCCAGTGGTTCGAAAGAGGCTCAATGAATTGTATACGTTTGAACATCCTGAAAACCCAACCATAAACGGACTAAGCCATATTGAATGGACAGGCAAACCTCGAAACAAAGCGGCCCATGCCCGTAATGCCGTATTTTATGGCGATAAGGCCATTGACCGCTCACCTTGCGGCACAGGGACGTCTGCACGCATGGCTCAATGGGCTGCGCGGGGTGATCTCCAGGTAGGTGATGCGTTTGTACACGAAAGTATCATTGGCAGCCTGTTCAAAGGCCGGGTTGAAAAGACGGCACGTGTTGGCGGGTATAATGCCATTGTGCCAAGCATCGAAGGATGGGCGCGTATTATGGGCTTCAACACTATTTTTATCGATGATGATGATCCGTACGCTCATGGATTTCAGGTCATCTAG
- a CDS encoding FAD-dependent oxidoreductase translates to MHKQKNIVVIGGGAIGLCTAHYLQQSGHSVTVIEKGVYDKGTSLGNAGMLVPSHVVPLAAPGVISQGMRWLFRRDSPFRIKPRLDPALMSWLWQFRSFCTEKHVARSMPLLRDLSLASVEAFASLATLFDFHFEQRGLLMVHRTDKGEKENLKYGKKGQAAGLDVTFLTADELKQKAPNLKSSARGAVYFPQDAHLSPNLFIAGITKALADNGVVLRPDTAVTGFETTDTKNNRTIRAVNTNKGRIEADEVILAAGAWTPALARMLRIKAPIQPAKGYSITVDAPENAPTIPVILTEEKVTITPMGNKLRFGGTLELAGFDASVDLIRARAIRNAIPDYLPSVSPDQIDQKMIWSGFRPCTPDGLPIIGRPGTMQNLVIASGHAMIGITLAPITGQLVTSIINNEKPAIDTEALHPDRFSRLGSLKQRAGTAGLPPQTEPLHAA, encoded by the coding sequence ATGCATAAACAAAAAAACATTGTTGTAATAGGCGGAGGTGCCATAGGACTATGCACTGCGCACTACCTGCAACAATCTGGTCACTCAGTTACCGTGATTGAAAAAGGCGTCTACGATAAAGGGACTTCGCTGGGCAATGCAGGTATGTTGGTTCCGAGCCACGTAGTACCGCTTGCTGCACCGGGGGTGATTTCACAGGGCATGCGCTGGCTGTTCCGGCGCGATAGCCCTTTTCGTATCAAACCCCGGCTCGATCCTGCCCTGATGTCATGGCTGTGGCAATTCCGTAGCTTCTGTACCGAAAAACATGTTGCCCGCTCCATGCCGTTACTACGCGACCTGAGTCTGGCCAGCGTTGAGGCCTTCGCAAGCCTCGCTACGCTGTTCGACTTTCACTTCGAGCAAAGAGGCTTGCTGATGGTGCACCGGACGGATAAAGGAGAAAAAGAAAACCTCAAGTACGGCAAAAAGGGGCAAGCAGCCGGCCTTGACGTCACCTTCCTGACAGCAGATGAATTAAAGCAAAAAGCACCCAATCTAAAATCTAGTGCTCGAGGTGCCGTATATTTCCCGCAAGACGCACACTTGAGTCCTAATTTGTTCATTGCGGGCATAACAAAGGCCCTTGCTGATAACGGTGTTGTCCTCCGACCTGACACAGCAGTGACAGGCTTTGAAACAACCGATACAAAAAATAATCGAACAATTCGCGCCGTCAACACTAACAAGGGTCGGATTGAGGCTGACGAAGTAATTCTGGCAGCCGGCGCCTGGACGCCGGCATTGGCCCGTATGCTACGCATTAAGGCACCAATCCAGCCTGCGAAAGGTTACAGCATTACGGTTGACGCCCCAGAAAACGCGCCGACTATCCCTGTTATTCTTACGGAAGAGAAAGTTACGATAACACCCATGGGCAATAAACTGCGATTTGGAGGCACCCTCGAGTTGGCCGGATTTGATGCATCCGTTGACCTGATCCGTGCCCGTGCCATTCGCAACGCCATCCCGGATTATTTGCCATCTGTTTCCCCAGACCAAATTGACCAAAAAATGATCTGGTCGGGCTTCAGGCCCTGTACCCCTGACGGCTTGCCTATCATTGGCCGGCCGGGAACGATGCAAAACCTTGTTATTGCATCCGGACACGCCATGATTGGCATCACACTGGCCCCCATAACAGGGCAGCTTGTTACGTCGATCATCAACAATGAAAAGCCGGCTATCGACACGGAAGCGCTCCATCCTGATCGTTTCTCAAGACTGGGTTCTTTGAAGCAGCGAGCAGGTACTGCTGGTCTTCCTCCTCAAACAGAACCGCTTCATGCAGCCTAG
- a CDS encoding formylglycine-generating enzyme family protein — translation MQPRQYNRHIFWALLSIVSVLSMVTIYLVFFREVPKTLQTTQDPFLSSDFVRIEPGTFMMGSAAADAYPDEQPVHRVTITKTFLMGKTEVTQSQWSAIMDKNPSLFPNDDHPVDNVDWGDIQIFLNRLNKVAGCQRCYRLPTEAEWEYAARAGSESHYTFGDEEGKLKHFAWYAKNSGFTTHPVATRRPNAWGLYDMHGNVYEWVQDFYGEYSEEPEVDPQGETFGNQYVLRGGSWTDEAREQRVSYRDYYAPSHRHNFFGFRLVRTKSFK, via the coding sequence ATGCAGCCTAGACAATATAACCGCCATATTTTCTGGGCGCTGCTCTCCATTGTGAGCGTACTGTCAATGGTCACCATTTACCTCGTATTTTTTCGCGAAGTCCCAAAAACGCTCCAAACAACCCAAGACCCCTTCCTTTCAAGCGATTTTGTCCGTATCGAGCCCGGTACGTTTATGATGGGCTCAGCCGCTGCCGACGCATATCCGGATGAACAACCCGTCCACAGGGTGACCATCACCAAGACTTTTCTGATGGGCAAAACAGAGGTAACCCAGTCCCAATGGTCGGCCATCATGGACAAAAACCCCAGCCTCTTCCCAAACGACGACCATCCCGTAGACAATGTTGATTGGGGCGACATCCAGATCTTTCTTAACCGCTTGAATAAAGTAGCCGGCTGCCAGCGTTGTTACCGGCTGCCGACCGAAGCGGAATGGGAATACGCCGCCCGTGCAGGCTCTGAAAGCCACTACACCTTCGGAGACGAAGAAGGGAAACTCAAACATTTCGCCTGGTATGCTAAAAACTCTGGGTTTACCACACACCCGGTTGCAACCCGCCGGCCCAACGCCTGGGGCCTGTACGACATGCACGGCAACGTTTATGAATGGGTCCAGGACTTCTATGGTGAATACAGCGAAGAACCCGAGGTTGACCCGCAGGGAGAAACCTTTGGTAACCAATATGTGCTCCGCGGCGGCAGTTGGACCGATGAAGCGCGCGAACAACGGGTTTCCTACCGGGACTACTACGCCCCAAGCCATCGCCACAACTTCTTTGGCTTTAGGCTCGTTCGTACCAAGAGCTTCAAATAA
- a CDS encoding LLM class flavin-dependent oxidoreductase gives MSTTPNITIRSESAAGAEIAWFAPICNGDDVYLGTHDPQYKSNWENTSNILLTADKLGYRNILCPSSYQVGQDVLPFVSAVAPLTKQINLLPAIRCGEIHPPMLARSIATLDHILKGRLTLNIISSNLPGTSMESEARYQRSREVIQILKQAWTQDAIDFSGDFYNIQLPATPVKPYQQNGGPLLYFGGYSPPGVALCAEHCDVYLMWPDTQEKLLRLMQNMSAQAATHGRTVDFGLRVHVIVRETESEARAAARSLVSQLDDAHGTALRERAQDAKSLGVSKQSALREGADDEGYAEPFLWTGIGRGRSGCGAALVGNPDQVLTKIKAYMAMGMRAFIFSGYPHLEACGLFARYVLPELETLSMPQLQGRIPSGPPNTPLAAGPRR, from the coding sequence ATGAGTACCACACCGAACATTACGATACGATCCGAGAGCGCCGCAGGCGCAGAAATCGCGTGGTTCGCCCCGATCTGCAATGGCGATGACGTGTACCTCGGCACCCATGACCCGCAATACAAAAGCAACTGGGAAAACACGTCCAATATCTTGCTTACGGCAGACAAACTGGGGTACCGGAATATCCTGTGCCCGTCGTCTTATCAGGTAGGGCAAGATGTATTGCCTTTTGTATCAGCTGTTGCGCCGCTAACAAAGCAAATCAACCTGCTGCCGGCTATCCGGTGTGGTGAAATCCATCCTCCCATGCTGGCACGTTCAATCGCTACACTCGACCATATCCTCAAAGGCCGGCTCACGCTCAATATCATTTCGTCGAACCTGCCTGGTACCTCGATGGAGTCGGAGGCGAGATATCAACGTTCGCGTGAAGTTATTCAGATACTGAAGCAAGCATGGACTCAGGATGCCATTGACTTCTCTGGAGACTTTTACAACATCCAGTTGCCGGCTACCCCCGTAAAGCCGTACCAGCAAAACGGTGGCCCATTACTCTACTTTGGCGGCTACTCTCCGCCAGGCGTTGCGCTCTGTGCAGAACATTGTGACGTATACCTCATGTGGCCCGACACCCAGGAAAAGCTGCTGCGTTTGATGCAAAACATGAGCGCTCAGGCTGCAACGCACGGCCGGACCGTCGATTTTGGACTCCGCGTTCATGTTATTGTCAGAGAAACTGAAAGCGAGGCCCGCGCAGCTGCCCGAAGCCTGGTTTCACAACTCGACGACGCCCATGGCACCGCACTTCGCGAACGCGCCCAGGATGCAAAATCACTGGGCGTATCCAAGCAATCTGCCTTGCGCGAAGGGGCTGATGATGAAGGCTATGCTGAGCCTTTCCTCTGGACCGGCATTGGTCGGGGCCGATCGGGTTGTGGTGCGGCGTTGGTTGGCAATCCCGACCAGGTGTTGACGAAAATTAAAGCGTACATGGCAATGGGCATGCGCGCATTCATTTTCTCAGGTTACCCGCACCTGGAAGCATGCGGTCTCTTTGCACGGTATGTATTACCAGAACTGGAGACTTTGTCTATGCCTCAACTACAAGGCCGCATACCTTCAGGTCCACCCAACACGCCCCTTGCCGCCGGCCCCCGACGCTAA
- a CDS encoding aldo/keto reductase, giving the protein MIPAIQTCTDGPTFSRLVFGLWRLADWGYRTDELLAMLHRCLALGVTTMDHADIYGDYSCEALFGEALAQAPGLRQQMQLVTKCDIKLVSDKHPGHALPHYDTSKAHIMASVENSLRRLHTDHIDVLLLHRPDPLMEADEVAEAFAALRDAGKVLHFGVSNFTPAQYSLLASRLPFPLVTNQVECSVLNFDVMHDGTLDQSQELRIAPMAWSPLGGGRLFSSQDAQAVRVRACLETLGEELGGATLDQVAYAWLLKHPARIIPVLGTGKMNRVEAACDAAALVLTRQQWFKVWQASKGHNVP; this is encoded by the coding sequence ATGATTCCAGCAATACAAACGTGTACAGACGGTCCCACTTTTTCCAGACTTGTTTTTGGCCTTTGGCGGTTGGCTGATTGGGGATACCGAACCGATGAGTTGCTGGCTATGCTACACCGGTGTTTGGCGCTTGGTGTTACTACGATGGATCATGCAGATATCTATGGCGACTATTCCTGTGAAGCGCTTTTTGGTGAGGCGCTTGCTCAGGCACCCGGTCTTCGGCAACAGATGCAACTGGTAACTAAATGTGACATCAAGCTGGTATCAGATAAACATCCTGGACACGCACTGCCGCACTACGACACGAGCAAGGCGCACATTATGGCGTCCGTTGAAAACTCCCTGCGCCGGCTGCATACCGACCATATCGATGTGCTTTTGCTGCACCGCCCCGACCCCTTGATGGAGGCTGATGAAGTAGCTGAAGCGTTTGCTGCGTTGCGCGATGCCGGCAAAGTATTGCACTTTGGTGTTTCCAATTTTACGCCCGCACAGTATAGCTTGCTGGCGAGCCGGCTCCCTTTCCCGCTCGTTACGAATCAGGTTGAATGCTCCGTACTAAATTTTGATGTGATGCACGATGGTACCCTCGACCAGAGCCAGGAACTGCGTATCGCACCGATGGCCTGGTCACCGCTTGGGGGCGGACGGTTGTTTTCCAGCCAGGATGCACAGGCGGTCCGTGTACGGGCGTGTCTGGAAACGCTGGGTGAAGAATTGGGCGGCGCTACCCTTGATCAGGTTGCCTATGCCTGGCTGTTGAAACACCCCGCTCGCATTATTCCGGTACTTGGGACGGGGAAAATGAACCGCGTGGAAGCTGCTTGTGATGCCGCAGCGCTTGTGCTAACGCGCCAACAGTGGTTTAAAGTTTGGCAGGCTTCCAAAGGGCACAACGTTCCATAG
- a CDS encoding amidase: protein MPVLPTIATHAATLQSRQISSVELVKACLKRINAPDGEGDLAFVHVDADQALAAAAASDRLRAAGIMLSPLMGLPVSVKDLFDIAGQVTRAGSRVLAEAPAATKDATCIARLRRAGAIPIGRTNMTEFAYSGLGLNPHYGTPASPYDRTTRRIPGGSSSGAGVSVADQMAVFGIGTDTGGSVRIPAALCNLTGFKPSTGRVPTAGVLPLSTTYDSVGPLAPSVACCVTVDQVMTDQPTTPLVPRPLNHLRLAIPTGIAMEGLDNHVATAFARAAKKLEAAGAHIQDVQIDAITDPSRPGNGGRLLAAEAYAWHRHYLEASYDMYDPRVSGRMMPASETSAADYIALLGWRRQFLQDVAQTLTPYDALILPTTPITAPPISLLEESEDAYFANNVLMLRNTSIINQIDGCALSIPCHAPNEPPVGFMLAGTAMQDQQILQSGLSVESVLRAL from the coding sequence ATGCCTGTCCTCCCCACAATAGCAACACACGCTGCAACCCTGCAATCCAGACAAATTTCGAGTGTTGAGCTGGTTAAAGCCTGCCTAAAGCGCATTAACGCACCTGACGGGGAAGGCGACCTGGCTTTTGTTCATGTAGATGCTGATCAAGCACTGGCCGCAGCTGCTGCATCAGATCGGTTGCGTGCCGCCGGCATTATGCTCTCGCCCTTGATGGGGTTGCCGGTATCTGTAAAAGATTTGTTTGACATTGCCGGCCAGGTGACGCGCGCCGGCTCCCGCGTCCTTGCTGAAGCGCCGGCTGCAACTAAAGACGCCACCTGCATTGCCCGCCTCCGCCGTGCTGGGGCAATCCCTATTGGCCGCACCAACATGACTGAGTTTGCGTATTCCGGGCTCGGACTCAACCCACACTACGGTACGCCAGCTTCTCCTTATGACCGCACAACCCGACGTATCCCGGGAGGCTCCTCTTCCGGCGCCGGCGTATCTGTGGCTGACCAGATGGCAGTCTTTGGCATTGGCACCGATACGGGCGGATCCGTACGTATTCCTGCAGCGCTTTGCAATCTTACCGGATTCAAACCTTCAACGGGCCGCGTCCCTACAGCAGGCGTATTACCCCTCTCTACTACGTACGATTCGGTTGGCCCCCTGGCCCCTTCTGTCGCCTGTTGTGTTACAGTAGACCAGGTGATGACCGACCAGCCCACCACACCACTTGTGCCCCGACCGCTCAACCATCTCAGGCTGGCCATTCCAACAGGTATTGCAATGGAAGGCCTCGACAACCACGTTGCCACTGCCTTTGCAAGGGCGGCCAAGAAGCTGGAAGCAGCCGGCGCGCATATACAGGACGTGCAGATCGATGCCATAACAGATCCATCCAGACCAGGCAATGGCGGGCGACTCCTTGCTGCTGAAGCTTATGCCTGGCACCGCCATTATCTTGAAGCATCGTATGATATGTATGACCCGCGGGTATCAGGCCGCATGATGCCGGCATCTGAAACAAGTGCAGCAGATTATATCGCATTGCTAGGTTGGCGCCGGCAATTTCTGCAAGATGTCGCGCAAACCCTGACACCATACGATGCACTCATCTTGCCCACCACGCCCATCACGGCCCCTCCGATCTCATTACTTGAAGAAAGTGAGGATGCGTATTTTGCCAACAACGTATTGATGCTCAGAAATACATCCATCATAAACCAAATTGACGGCTGTGCGCTTTCAATACCCTGTCATGCACCCAATGAGCCACCGGTTGGCTTTATGTTGGCAGGTACAGCAATGCAGGATCAACAGATACTACAGAGTGGCCTGTCGGTAGAAAGCGTCTTGCGAGCGCTGTAA